The Kineothrix sp. MB12-C1 genome includes a window with the following:
- a CDS encoding SufD family Fe-S cluster assembly protein, with translation MAITLENMNPLQVPTWSWLRINSLSLEFMEDGPSAYRKEAKITLPEGVQIDNIFIGAETKAIPDSVKRNYEFISDNYNSALALTIPEGALPDTPIIIEYSLDEENRLLKDYIHIKAEKDSDATVIIKYSGNTKEEAFHFGFTLLEAEKNAKIKIIKLQMLPETATHVDAVAVQAREKAFVNILLNELGSGKTAGACDVLLNSEQSSAHLDGIYIGKNKKEMDLNYRIAFGAKETEGKITVRGALADSSKKTLKSTLDFITGATGAKGSEEETVLALSDKAVNLSAPLLLCGEDNVEGQHATSTGRPDSDKLHYLMCRGFGRREAEQLLVEASFTPLLNKIEIPEIREEITQYIGASIYGKSI, from the coding sequence TTGGCAATTACATTAGAAAATATGAATCCATTGCAGGTTCCTACATGGAGCTGGTTAAGAATAAACAGCCTTTCTCTTGAGTTTATGGAGGATGGCCCTTCCGCTTACCGGAAGGAAGCAAAAATAACTTTGCCGGAAGGAGTGCAGATTGACAACATTTTTATCGGAGCAGAGACAAAGGCAATTCCCGACTCTGTGAAAAGAAACTATGAATTTATTTCGGATAATTATAATAGCGCATTGGCCCTTACCATTCCGGAAGGCGCTTTGCCGGATACTCCGATTATTATAGAATATTCTTTGGATGAAGAGAACCGCTTACTAAAGGATTATATTCACATCAAGGCGGAAAAGGACAGCGATGCGACAGTAATTATAAAATACAGCGGAAATACAAAAGAAGAAGCATTTCACTTCGGCTTTACACTTTTGGAAGCAGAGAAAAACGCAAAAATTAAAATAATCAAATTACAGATGTTGCCGGAAACAGCCACTCACGTGGATGCAGTAGCGGTGCAGGCCCGGGAAAAGGCTTTTGTAAATATTCTTTTGAATGAGTTGGGAAGCGGTAAAACAGCAGGCGCTTGCGATGTTCTTTTAAATAGTGAACAAAGCAGCGCGCATTTGGATGGAATCTATATAGGAAAAAACAAAAAAGAAATGGATTTAAATTATCGGATTGCATTTGGCGCAAAGGAAACCGAAGGTAAAATTACCGTACGCGGTGCTTTGGCAGATTCTTCGAAGAAAACGCTGAAAAGTACTTTGGATTTCATTACGGGAGCTACGGGAGCCAAAGGAAGTGAAGAGGAAACAGTACTTGCCTTGAGCGATAAAGCGGTTAATCTTTCCGCACCGCTTTTACTTTGCGGAGAAGATAATGTGGAAGGACAGCACGCTACCTCTACGGGCCGACCGGATTCGGATAAGTTGCATTATCTTATGTGCAGAGGTTTTGGCAGAAGAGAAGCCGAACAGTTATTGGTGGAAGCATCTTTCACACCTCTTCTTAACAAAATCGAGATACCGGAAATCAGAGAGGAAATCACACAATATATTGGAGCGAGTATTTATGGAAAATCAATTTAA
- a CDS encoding ABC transporter substrate-binding protein: MKKKILAMVLSMTVIAAAFAGCGQKGTGSYVVGISQFAEHGSLDNCKNGFLAGLEEEGIKEGENLMVLFDNAQADTGTASTIVDNYVSQKVDMICAIATPSAMSAYNSTMNTEIPVIYTAVSDPVEAGLADDDGLPTGNITGTSDALAVSAQLEMIRSVLPGAKTIGILYTTSEVNSISAIEEYKKYAGDYGFEIVESGINTIADVGIAAADIVTKVDCLTNLTDNTVVSALQTVIDSANTAGIPVFGSEVEQVKAGCVASMGLEYFELGKQTGRMAAKVLKGEAKASDMKFEVISEPSLYVNTAAAEKINLALDSAFVDSAYEKFEEIIVE; this comes from the coding sequence ATGAAAAAGAAAATTTTAGCAATGGTGTTATCGATGACAGTTATAGCAGCGGCGTTTGCGGGCTGCGGACAGAAAGGTACGGGGAGCTATGTCGTAGGTATTTCTCAGTTTGCCGAGCACGGTTCCTTGGATAACTGTAAGAATGGTTTTCTTGCAGGTCTTGAGGAAGAGGGAATAAAGGAAGGGGAGAATCTGATGGTTCTTTTCGATAATGCACAGGCGGATACGGGTACGGCGAGCACAATAGTTGATAATTATGTATCTCAGAAGGTAGATATGATTTGCGCCATTGCAACACCGAGTGCTATGAGTGCTTATAACTCTACTATGAATACAGAGATTCCTGTTATCTATACGGCGGTTTCCGATCCTGTGGAGGCTGGTCTTGCGGATGATGATGGTTTACCTACCGGCAATATTACGGGAACTTCAGATGCACTTGCAGTATCGGCACAGCTTGAGATGATTCGCAGCGTCTTACCGGGGGCGAAAACAATAGGTATTCTTTATACGACCAGTGAGGTGAATTCTATCAGTGCGATAGAAGAATATAAGAAATATGCAGGCGATTATGGATTTGAAATTGTGGAAAGCGGAATCAACACTATCGCCGATGTGGGAATTGCGGCAGCAGATATTGTAACAAAGGTTGACTGTCTTACGAATTTGACGGATAATACAGTAGTATCCGCTCTTCAAACAGTAATTGATTCGGCGAATACTGCAGGTATTCCTGTATTCGGTTCGGAAGTGGAGCAGGTAAAAGCAGGTTGTGTAGCTTCCATGGGACTTGAATATTTCGAACTCGGCAAACAGACCGGAAGAATGGCAGCTAAGGTTTTAAAAGGGGAAGCAAAGGCTTCCGATATGAAGTTTGAAGTAATTTCGGAACCCAGTTTATATGTGAACACAGCAGCGGCGGAGAAAATCAATCTTGCCCTTGACAGTGCATTTGTAGACAGTGCTTATGAGAAATTCGAGGAAATTATAGTAGAATAA
- a CDS encoding aminotransferase class V-fold PLP-dependent enzyme, which translates to MENQFKNQFKKDFPLLLTRKEIGKTLVYLDSAATSQKPFSVVKAIEDYYKNYAANPHRGAYALSEDATALYEKVRKRTADFIGCDNPEEIVFTAGTTEAINMVALSYGRANIEAGDEILITVAEHHSNLLPWQRLAKEKGAVLRYVYGDEEGQITLQEWEEKISSRTKIVALNYVSNVLGGIAPVKEIAGMAHKHGAVVVLDGAQSVPHIKTDVKELDVDFLAFSGHKMMAPAGIGVLYGRKSILDTMEPLMLGGGIVEEVSEQSAAYMDAPWRLEAGTPNVEGAVGLMAAMDYLSDAGWENIHHIETTLLQYALYKLSKLEEVEIYGSKSPENRAGILSFNVKDVHPHDVASILNSYGVAIRAGHHCAQPLMKHLGASSTCRASFYLYNTLEDVDIFVDALSNVRKVLGYES; encoded by the coding sequence ATGGAAAATCAATTTAAAAACCAATTTAAGAAAGATTTTCCCCTGTTGCTCACACGTAAAGAAATAGGGAAAACACTTGTCTATTTGGACAGTGCGGCTACGAGTCAAAAGCCGTTTTCCGTTGTGAAAGCAATAGAGGATTATTATAAAAACTATGCGGCAAATCCCCATAGGGGAGCCTATGCTTTGAGTGAGGATGCCACTGCACTCTATGAAAAAGTGAGAAAAAGGACTGCTGATTTTATCGGGTGTGATAATCCGGAGGAAATCGTATTTACGGCAGGAACAACGGAGGCAATCAACATGGTTGCGTTATCTTATGGCAGAGCGAATATAGAAGCGGGCGATGAGATACTGATTACCGTTGCCGAGCATCACAGCAATCTCCTGCCGTGGCAGCGGCTCGCAAAAGAAAAAGGTGCTGTTTTACGGTATGTGTACGGAGATGAAGAGGGACAGATCACGCTTCAGGAATGGGAAGAGAAAATAAGCAGCCGGACCAAAATAGTGGCTCTTAATTATGTATCGAATGTGCTGGGAGGAATTGCTCCGGTAAAGGAGATCGCCGGTATGGCCCATAAGCATGGAGCAGTTGTTGTTCTCGACGGAGCTCAGAGTGTTCCCCATATTAAAACCGATGTGAAGGAATTGGATGTGGATTTTCTGGCTTTCTCCGGTCATAAGATGATGGCACCTGCGGGAATAGGGGTGCTGTATGGACGAAAAAGTATTTTGGATACGATGGAGCCACTCATGTTGGGCGGAGGAATTGTAGAAGAGGTATCGGAACAATCGGCAGCTTATATGGATGCTCCATGGAGACTGGAAGCCGGGACGCCTAATGTAGAAGGTGCAGTAGGTCTTATGGCGGCTATGGATTATTTAAGCGATGCAGGCTGGGAGAATATCCATCATATAGAAACTACACTGCTTCAATATGCGCTTTATAAGCTTAGCAAGTTGGAAGAGGTAGAAATCTACGGTTCGAAAAGTCCTGAAAACAGAGCGGGGATACTTTCTTTCAATGTAAAGGATGTGCATCCTCATGATGTTGCCAGCATTTTGAATAGTTACGGAGTAGCTATCCGTGCGGGCCATCATTGTGCGCAGCCCTTGATGAAGCATCTTGGTGCTTCTTCCACCTGCAGAGCGAGCTTTTATCTTTATAACACATTGGAGGATGTGGATATCTTTGTAGATGCGTTATCAAATGTCAGGAAGGTGCTTGGATATGAATCTTAA
- a CDS encoding PTS sugar transporter subunit IIB — protein sequence MEILFVCGGGASSSFIAQNVRKAGKSTGVDVNVEAIGETELEDYIEGKDIILIGPHLKYLEDDLAEIINEYNVPYAFISEQDYAKMNGESILEQAFKLTEE from the coding sequence ATGGAAATTCTTTTCGTATGCGGCGGAGGTGCCTCTAGCAGCTTTATAGCTCAAAACGTAAGAAAAGCAGGAAAAAGTACAGGGGTAGATGTTAATGTGGAGGCTATCGGTGAGACAGAATTAGAGGATTATATAGAAGGCAAAGATATTATTTTAATCGGGCCGCATCTTAAATATCTGGAAGATGACCTTGCTGAAATTATTAACGAATATAATGTCCCATATGCATTTATAAGCGAGCAGGATTACGCCAAAATGAATGGGGAATCGATCTTGGAGCAAGCATTTAAACTAACAGAAGAATAA
- the sufB gene encoding Fe-S cluster assembly protein SufB — protein MEKKRTQIDEFERNIYDIYDTDNIEYQVKHGLTEDIVTEISMNKNDPLWMRERRLESLKIYNEKELPKWGPSLHELNMDEIVTYVRPKAAMTDDWKELPDDIRETFERLGIPEAEWKALDGVGAQYDSEVVYHSMREELLKQGVIYTDMETALQEYGDIVKEYFMKLLPATEHKFLALHGAVWSGGSFVYVPEGVKVSMPLQSYFRLNAPGAGQFEHTLIICEKNSSLHFIEGCSAPKHNTINLHAGAVELYVKEGASLRYSTIENWSKNMLNLNTKRAVVEKNGKIEWVSGTFGSHITMLYPMSILKGENAKSEFTGITFAGENQDLDTGSKVVHAAPNTSSTVASKSISKNGGKATYRSSVVIMPQAVNSKCSVVCESLMLDSESRSDTVPVMDVRNDKADIGHEAKIGRISEKSIYYLMTRGLSEEEAKALIVRGFVEPVTKELPLEYAVEMNRLIGLELEGSIG, from the coding sequence GTGGAAAAGAAAAGGACACAAATAGATGAGTTCGAGCGAAACATTTATGATATTTATGACACGGATAATATAGAATATCAGGTGAAGCACGGACTTACTGAAGATATCGTGACTGAGATTTCGATGAATAAGAACGATCCGCTATGGATGCGGGAACGTCGTTTGGAGTCGTTAAAAATATATAATGAAAAGGAACTTCCTAAGTGGGGGCCGTCTCTGCATGAACTCAATATGGATGAAATTGTAACCTATGTGAGGCCTAAGGCAGCGATGACGGATGATTGGAAAGAATTGCCGGATGATATTAGAGAGACCTTCGAACGTCTCGGTATTCCCGAGGCAGAATGGAAAGCGCTGGATGGTGTCGGTGCTCAGTATGATTCCGAAGTGGTTTATCACAGTATGCGGGAGGAACTGCTGAAACAAGGTGTTATTTATACGGATATGGAAACGGCGCTGCAGGAATATGGAGATATTGTAAAAGAGTATTTTATGAAGCTTCTGCCGGCAACGGAGCATAAGTTCCTGGCTCTTCATGGAGCAGTTTGGTCGGGCGGTTCCTTCGTGTATGTGCCCGAAGGAGTGAAAGTAAGTATGCCGCTGCAATCCTATTTTCGTTTGAATGCGCCGGGAGCAGGACAGTTTGAACATACATTGATCATTTGTGAGAAGAATTCCAGCCTTCATTTTATCGAAGGATGTTCTGCGCCGAAACACAACACAATAAACCTGCATGCAGGAGCGGTGGAACTATATGTGAAAGAAGGGGCCTCTCTTCGGTATTCCACAATAGAAAACTGGTCCAAGAATATGCTCAATTTGAATACCAAGAGAGCAGTCGTTGAGAAAAACGGGAAAATTGAATGGGTTTCAGGAACATTTGGCTCCCATATTACGATGTTGTATCCTATGAGTATATTGAAGGGTGAAAATGCCAAGAGCGAATTCACCGGAATCACTTTTGCGGGGGAAAATCAGGATCTCGATACGGGATCTAAAGTAGTACACGCAGCTCCTAACACCTCCTCTACGGTCGCTTCCAAGTCCATTTCCAAAAACGGAGGAAAGGCCACGTACCGCAGTTCGGTGGTTATCATGCCGCAGGCGGTAAACAGTAAATGCAGCGTTGTTTGTGAATCGCTTATGTTAGACAGCGAATCGCGGTCGGATACCGTTCCGGTCATGGATGTGCGAAATGATAAGGCGGATATCGGTCACGAAGCGAAAATTGGAAGAATCAGTGAGAAGTCCATTTATTATCTTATGACTCGCGGACTGAGCGAGGAAGAGGCGAAAGCGTTGATTGTAAGGGGATTTGTGGAGCCGGTAACGAAAGAACTGCCGTTGGAATATGCGGTTGAAATGAACCGTCTCATCGGCCTTGAATTAGAAGGAAGTATTGGATAA
- a CDS encoding HPr family phosphocarrier protein, with translation MRIVQRKRDILFGIVEGKKTFHRIYSRKAGIIEIGTVENYVKEAVTKSIRKAELKKMKSFRYKITDYPEKFEHPAGQLVRKALKYASAISVSVNDSLGDAKRILSIMSLRLMEGDEVLVEAEGPDEAKAVVELAEFFKDNL, from the coding sequence TTGAGAATTGTACAAAGAAAAAGAGATATTTTATTTGGAATAGTAGAAGGTAAGAAAACTTTTCATAGAATATATAGTAGAAAAGCGGGAATTATAGAAATAGGAACGGTTGAAAATTATGTAAAAGAAGCCGTTACCAAATCTATAAGGAAGGCGGAACTTAAAAAAATGAAAAGTTTCCGATATAAGATAACTGATTATCCTGAGAAATTCGAGCATCCGGCCGGGCAGCTTGTAAGAAAAGCTCTAAAGTATGCGTCAGCAATTTCTGTCAGTGTGAATGACAGCTTGGGAGATGCGAAACGGATTCTCAGCATTATGTCTCTTAGGCTTATGGAAGGAGACGAGGTTCTTGTGGAAGCGGAAGGGCCGGACGAAGCGAAGGCCGTGGTAGAATTGGCAGAGTTTTTTAAAGATAATTTATAG
- a CDS encoding BglG family transcription antiterminator, which yields MRQNKSRDILDYFIKHSSINLSLKRISDKFGISQKQIKNYIKQLNETTSPNTIIIQMNSNEYRLCDNYNSYMHLFEDTDYLPKDRRSSILSKLLLSAEPLDIFDLADELYVSRPTIDRDLIRVRRNISAFNLKLLIRDDQVSLVGTEKDKRRLTSTLITSDYYANFISSDKTKYLNESYQIDFLKQNLKKMFNESHIFFNDYSLNNIALHLVITIDRLRQQCEITDFLPSISITNTEKEVAENIISFLEKSYDIVFSASEKQNLTMFLSCNLVTVDYNFANAKNISNYITDESEYLTQLILLKIKEYYALDDFDEIFVTRFMLHMDNLLKRINTNFSVHSPLSKEIMSTYPLIYDIAVFVADIIYTETKHMINQDEISFIALHIGSFFESNQMNKDKLAAIYVYSNYHEFYRYNIEKIQKLFNDRLNIKFSISADNYASSDIKEDIVISEVGIRNKDIIVISPFITEGEIAIIRSHTNALIHKQKYDQFESAFKYMFSEKLFFTNITGNDEFQVINKILNKMEPLDYFMPSFPDDVIKRERLSSTCFHNGIAIPHSISHQIKKSFISFTCYDKGQTWNDETVKLVILIGIAYHERKMFRSVFNQLIHIFTNEAHVLSVSKCKIYDEVIDTIKIILEDMYKEHF from the coding sequence ATGCGTCAAAATAAATCGAGAGATATTTTAGATTATTTCATCAAACATTCGTCAATAAATCTCTCTCTAAAAAGGATTTCTGACAAATTTGGAATTTCTCAAAAACAAATAAAGAATTATATAAAGCAGCTTAACGAAACTACTTCTCCTAATACAATTATTATTCAAATGAATTCTAACGAATATCGGCTATGTGATAATTATAACTCATATATGCATCTATTCGAAGATACGGATTATCTGCCCAAAGACAGAAGGTCCAGCATTTTGTCAAAGTTACTTTTATCTGCCGAACCTTTGGATATTTTTGATTTGGCAGATGAACTCTATGTCAGCAGACCTACTATTGACCGCGACCTTATAAGAGTCAGGCGAAATATTTCTGCCTTCAATTTAAAATTATTAATTAGGGATGATCAAGTTTCACTTGTTGGAACAGAGAAAGATAAGCGCCGACTTACAAGCACTTTGATTACCTCTGATTATTATGCAAATTTTATAAGCAGCGATAAAACAAAGTATTTGAATGAAAGCTATCAGATAGATTTTCTTAAGCAAAATCTGAAGAAGATGTTCAATGAGTCTCATATCTTTTTTAATGACTATTCTCTTAATAATATTGCACTTCATCTCGTTATCACAATTGACAGATTGAGACAGCAATGCGAAATTACCGATTTTTTGCCGTCTATCTCTATAACAAATACGGAAAAAGAAGTCGCCGAAAATATTATTTCTTTTCTAGAAAAAAGTTATGATATCGTTTTTTCTGCATCAGAAAAGCAGAATTTAACGATGTTTTTATCCTGCAATCTTGTCACCGTTGACTACAATTTTGCTAATGCAAAAAATATAAGCAATTACATCACTGATGAAAGCGAATATTTAACACAGCTTATACTGTTGAAAATCAAAGAATATTATGCTTTAGATGATTTTGATGAGATATTTGTAACAAGGTTTATGTTGCATATGGACAACCTGCTTAAACGGATCAATACAAACTTTTCCGTTCATTCTCCTCTTTCAAAAGAGATTATGTCAACCTATCCTTTGATATATGATATTGCAGTTTTTGTAGCGGATATCATTTATACCGAAACAAAGCACATGATAAATCAGGATGAAATTTCTTTTATCGCCCTGCATATCGGCAGCTTTTTTGAAAGCAACCAAATGAATAAGGATAAGCTCGCTGCAATTTATGTTTATTCTAATTATCATGAATTTTATCGTTATAATATTGAAAAGATTCAAAAATTATTTAACGACCGTCTGAATATCAAATTCAGTATTTCTGCTGATAATTATGCATCTTCAGATATTAAAGAAGATATTGTTATCAGTGAAGTGGGGATTCGAAATAAAGATATTATTGTCATTTCGCCTTTCATTACGGAAGGAGAAATTGCCATAATCCGATCACACACCAACGCGCTCATTCACAAGCAGAAATACGATCAATTCGAATCTGCCTTCAAATATATGTTCAGTGAGAAATTATTTTTCACAAATATTACAGGTAACGACGAGTTCCAGGTTATTAATAAGATTCTAAATAAAATGGAGCCTCTGGACTATTTTATGCCTTCTTTTCCCGATGATGTAATTAAACGCGAAAGGCTTTCTTCCACTTGCTTTCATAACGGTATCGCTATTCCGCATTCTATCAGCCATCAAATTAAGAAGAGTTTTATTTCTTTCACCTGTTATGACAAAGGTCAAACATGGAATGACGAAACAGTAAAGCTTGTAATTTTAATCGGGATTGCTTATCATGAGCGCAAAATGTTCCGCTCTGTTTTCAATCAGCTCATTCATATTTTTACCAATGAAGCTCATGTACTTTCCGTCAGCAAATGCAAAATATACGATGAAGTTATCGATACAATAAAAATTATATTAGAGGATATGTATAAAGAGCATTTCTAA
- a CDS encoding ABC transporter ATP-binding protein has protein sequence MLELININKNYNPGSINELCLFQDFNLTIQDGQFVSVVGSNGSGKTSMLNIICGSIDIDSGKIVVNGEDISGKKDFLRQRKIGRVYQDPSKGTCPSMNILENMSIADNKGKRYGLGRGVNKARTEYYRDLLRPLNLGLEDKLHTQVGSLSGGQRQALALLMSTMSPIEFLILDEHTAALDPKTAEIIMELTDKIVREKKVTTIMVTHNLRYAVEYGDRILMMHEGNAILDKAGEEKGSLETEEIMGIFNRISVECGN, from the coding sequence ATGCTAGAACTAATTAATATCAATAAAAATTATAATCCCGGTTCTATCAATGAACTTTGTCTTTTCCAGGATTTTAATCTTACGATACAGGATGGACAGTTCGTGTCTGTAGTGGGAAGTAATGGTTCCGGTAAAACTTCTATGTTAAACATTATCTGCGGAAGTATCGATATCGACAGCGGTAAGATTGTGGTAAACGGAGAGGATATATCCGGAAAGAAGGATTTCTTAAGACAGCGCAAAATCGGCCGCGTTTATCAGGACCCGTCAAAAGGGACGTGTCCGAGCATGAATATTCTCGAAAACATGTCCATTGCGGATAATAAAGGAAAAAGGTACGGCTTAGGACGTGGAGTGAATAAGGCGAGAACAGAGTATTACAGAGACTTATTAAGACCCTTGAATCTGGGGCTGGAAGATAAGCTGCATACTCAGGTAGGTTCTTTATCCGGCGGTCAGCGTCAGGCATTGGCTCTTCTTATGTCTACGATGTCTCCTATTGAGTTCCTCATATTGGATGAGCATACAGCGGCACTCGACCCGAAAACGGCAGAAATCATTATGGAATTGACCGATAAAATTGTCAGAGAGAAAAAAGTGACGACAATTATGGTGACTCATAATCTCCGATATGCGGTGGAATATGGGGATAGAATTCTAATGATGCACGAAGGAAATGCCATTCTGGATAAGGCCGGAGAAGAAAAAGGTAGTCTGGAAACAGAGGAAATCATGGGAATCTTCAATCGTATTAGCGTCGAATGCGGTAATTGA
- the sufU gene encoding Fe-S cluster assembly sulfur transfer protein SufU: MNLNELYSEVIKEHSISGHNKKHLRLPTAVMPGRNPSCGDEIELELQVENGVIADGSFTGVGCAISQASVSIMIDLVREKTVEEGRRLAEIFLKMATRQPLSDDELDELEDAAALKNISDMPARVKCATMPWHTLVKVLDNL; the protein is encoded by the coding sequence ATGAATCTTAATGAATTATATTCTGAAGTAATAAAAGAACACAGTATTTCCGGTCATAATAAAAAGCATTTGCGGCTTCCTACGGCCGTGATGCCCGGCAGGAATCCGAGCTGCGGAGATGAAATAGAACTGGAGCTGCAGGTAGAGAATGGTGTGATCGCGGACGGTTCTTTTACCGGAGTGGGATGCGCCATATCTCAGGCTTCTGTTTCAATTATGATTGATTTGGTGCGGGAGAAGACAGTAGAAGAGGGCAGGCGGCTGGCGGAAATATTTTTGAAAATGGCGACCAGACAGCCGCTTTCCGACGATGAGTTAGATGAGTTAGAGGATGCTGCAGCTTTGAAGAATATTTCGGATATGCCGGCACGTGTGAAATGTGCAACGATGCCATGGCATACCTTGGTAAAGGTATTGGACAATCTATGA
- a CDS encoding ABC transporter permease, whose amino-acid sequence MTLLLSVLEQGMIYAIMALGVYITYKILDFPDLTVDGSFPMGAAATCMLIASGVNPLITLPITFIGGAFIGVCTGLIHVKLKVRDLLSGIIMMTALYTVNLRIAGRANLPIYNMDTIFDNGFVNTLFPAGMTAYKKVIIILIITFLTKYLLDAYMSTKSGFLLRAVGDNDTIVTSLGVDKGFVKIVGLAIANGLVALSGCIFAQQQRYFDISMGTGTVVIGLASVIIGTSFFKKITFFNITSSVVLGSVLYKGCVALAIRIGLPSTDLKLITAVLFLIILVIGMDRKKTGGKHARTN is encoded by the coding sequence GTGACTTTATTGCTCAGCGTGTTGGAACAAGGTATGATATATGCGATTATGGCTCTTGGAGTGTATATTACCTATAAAATATTGGATTTTCCCGATTTGACGGTGGACGGAAGCTTCCCGATGGGAGCAGCCGCGACTTGTATGTTAATCGCTTCGGGAGTAAATCCTCTTATAACGCTCCCTATTACCTTTATAGGGGGAGCTTTCATAGGAGTATGTACCGGGCTGATTCATGTGAAATTAAAGGTAAGGGATTTATTGTCGGGAATTATTATGATGACGGCACTCTATACGGTTAATCTCCGGATTGCAGGAAGGGCCAACCTGCCTATTTATAACATGGACACCATCTTTGATAACGGTTTTGTTAACACCTTGTTCCCTGCGGGCATGACAGCGTATAAAAAGGTAATTATTATCTTAATTATTACATTTCTTACGAAATATTTATTGGATGCCTATATGAGTACGAAGTCAGGATTCTTACTTCGTGCGGTAGGAGATAACGATACGATTGTTACATCCTTAGGTGTGGATAAAGGCTTTGTAAAAATTGTCGGTCTTGCTATCGCCAATGGGTTGGTAGCGCTCAGCGGTTGTATTTTTGCACAGCAGCAAAGATATTTCGATATTTCCATGGGAACCGGAACGGTAGTTATCGGTCTTGCCAGTGTTATTATCGGAACGAGTTTTTTTAAAAAAATTACATTTTTCAATATTACTTCCAGCGTGGTTCTGGGTTCAGTGTTGTATAAGGGCTGTGTGGCTCTTGCAATCAGAATCGGGCTTCCGTCAACGGATCTTAAGTTGATTACCGCAGTGCTGTTCCTTATCATACTCGTGATCGGTATGGATCGGAAGAAGACAGGAGGAAAACATGCTAGAACTAATTAA